One window of the Candidatus Zixiibacteriota bacterium genome contains the following:
- a CDS encoding M20/M25/M40 family metallo-hydrolase, translated as MKKLLFVSVLVILFGFVSQGVAQESYLIKVSAFTPEKIGILSSSGIKAYAKTADYYLAEATSQNLEYLKSLGISYEILDNEPEYSLYFFVYAKPGEDISKYLTQIKEKATVLEAKGEKAIVKGNPRRIEELTSFGLELRLIKKRPLPLKPEAELPLVSRGKALVYNPLIDEIIQKVTTSELAGWDSSLSGEHPVTIGGNADTLLTRYTYTDKCDRAAQYLKEQFESFGLTAWYDTFNIATTSLIQTMDMVCTPTGDTAWLGEFNSGMWKTTDAGEHWNYISGADYYGLRALSNPTPETLYGVGYYGLIIKSTDGGESWSPLSSPDTTYYRGVYFHDGKRGFVTGYGGTILYTTDGGQNWTNKTSGTSYNLYGITFIDEFEGWVVGQNGTILHTTDRGDSWTSQTSGTTGIILEVEFATSKKGWVCGYNGYLRYTTNAGTNWVAQTSGTTQNLYRVSAPDSMKVWVAGWGRTILHTTNAGSNWSSQASNPNSGSYCAVLMVDTLKGWAAGYYNDIMYTTDAGQTWVQQGGNTYPRITKLNVVATLPGQTQPGKECLITAHYDNTSNDPYNYAPGADDNASGTAAVLTAAHILKDFEFDYTIKFIGFAGEEQGLLGSEAYAQKAYEADDTIVAVYNLDMIAYDWNNDNIIELHAGTGSSSGALADIMIGVINDYSLPLVTQKITSGSTGGSDHASFWAYGFPAILGIEDFQDFNSAYHTTGDRVSIFDMQYFTDFAKAGIASSAILAQPIPQFKYGDANGDGKVTVSDAIYLINYLFKGGPAPVPLESGDANCDGQVTVADVIFIINYLFKGGPVPGC; from the coding sequence TTGAAAAAGCTCCTCTTCGTTTCAGTTCTGGTTATCCTTTTCGGATTTGTTTCTCAGGGGGTGGCTCAGGAAAGTTACCTTATCAAGGTAAGTGCATTCACTCCAGAGAAGATTGGTATTCTCTCAAGTTCCGGGATAAAAGCCTATGCTAAGACTGCTGATTACTACTTAGCTGAAGCAACATCTCAGAACCTGGAGTATCTCAAAAGCTTAGGCATCTCCTATGAGATTCTGGATAATGAGCCAGAATACTCACTTTACTTTTTTGTCTATGCAAAACCTGGTGAAGATATCTCTAAATATCTGACTCAGATCAAAGAAAAAGCCACAGTCCTGGAAGCAAAAGGGGAGAAGGCGATAGTCAAGGGGAATCCTCGAAGAATCGAAGAACTGACCTCTTTTGGCCTGGAATTAAGACTGATCAAGAAAAGACCTCTTCCTCTTAAGCCAGAAGCTGAGCTTCCTCTTGTCTCCAGGGGTAAGGCGTTAGTCTACAATCCTTTGATTGATGAAATAATTCAGAAGGTTACTACATCCGAACTGGCTGGTTGGGACAGCTCACTTTCAGGAGAACATCCGGTTACAATCGGAGGGAATGCAGATACATTGCTGACCCGGTATACTTATACTGATAAATGCGACAGGGCGGCTCAATATTTGAAAGAACAATTCGAGAGCTTTGGATTGACTGCCTGGTATGATACTTTCAACATTGCCACAACCAGCCTTATTCAAACGATGGATATGGTCTGCACACCGACTGGAGATACAGCTTGGTTGGGAGAATTTAATTCGGGGATGTGGAAGACCACAGATGCCGGTGAGCACTGGAATTATATAAGCGGCGCAGACTATTACGGCTTACGGGCACTTTCTAATCCTACCCCTGAGACGCTTTACGGTGTGGGATATTACGGGCTGATCATTAAATCTACAGATGGAGGAGAAAGCTGGTCACCATTATCCTCCCCGGATACTACCTACTATAGAGGGGTTTATTTTCACGATGGTAAAAGAGGGTTTGTGACCGGCTATGGCGGAACAATTCTTTATACTACTGATGGCGGTCAGAATTGGACCAATAAGACGAGTGGTACCTCTTACAATCTTTATGGGATCACCTTTATCGACGAGTTCGAGGGTTGGGTCGTGGGACAGAATGGGACGATACTTCATACTACTGACCGGGGTGATAGCTGGACTTCTCAAACCAGCGGCACTACTGGCATCATACTTGAAGTGGAATTCGCCACCAGTAAAAAGGGATGGGTTTGCGGTTACAACGGTTATCTGCGTTACACCACTAACGCGGGAACGAATTGGGTTGCTCAGACCAGCGGAACAACTCAGAATCTCTATAGGGTAAGCGCTCCGGATTCTATGAAGGTCTGGGTAGCAGGCTGGGGTAGAACTATCCTGCACACGACCAATGCCGGCTCGAACTGGTCCTCTCAAGCCTCCAACCCTAATTCCGGATCATACTGTGCGGTTCTTATGGTGGACACATTAAAGGGTTGGGCGGCTGGATACTATAACGATATTATGTACACCACTGATGCGGGACAGACCTGGGTTCAGCAGGGTGGTAATACTTATCCCCGTATTACTAAGCTGAACGTCGTGGCTACTCTGCCTGGTCAAACCCAGCCGGGAAAGGAATGTCTGATAACTGCGCATTATGATAACACCTCTAATGACCCTTATAATTATGCCCCGGGCGCAGATGATAATGCCTCTGGCACTGCGGCGGTTTTAACCGCGGCTCATATATTAAAAGATTTTGAATTCGACTATACTATAAAATTCATCGGCTTTGCTGGCGAGGAGCAGGGGTTGCTCGGCTCTGAAGCCTATGCTCAAAAAGCCTATGAAGCTGATGACACTATTGTTGCTGTTTATAACCTCGATATGATTGCCTATGATTGGAATAATGATAATATTATTGAGCTTCATGCTGGCACAGGTTCTTCATCCGGGGCTCTGGCAGATATTATGATTGGGGTGATAAATGATTATAGCCTGCCCTTGGTTACTCAAAAGATAACCTCAGGGTCAACTGGTGGTTCTGACCATGCTTCCTTCTGGGCTTATGGTTTTCCAGCTATATTGGGGATTGAGGATTTTCAGGATTTCAACTCGGCTTATCATACTACCGGAGATAGGGTCTCAATCTTCGATATGCAATATTTCACCGATTTTGCTAAAGCCGGGATTGCCTCTTCGGCTATCTTAGCTCAACCCATTCCCCAGTTCAAATATGGAGATGCTAACGGAGATGGTAAAGTCACAGTAAGCGATGCGATCTATCTGATCAACTATCTTTTCAAAGGCGGACCAGCACCAGTTCCTTTAGAATCCGGCGATGCCAATTGCGATGGTCAGGTTACGGTGGCGGATGTTATCTTTATAATCAATTATCTGTTTAAAGGAGGACCTGTACCTGGCTGCT